A DNA window from Drosophila pseudoobscura strain MV-25-SWS-2005 chromosome 2, UCI_Dpse_MV25, whole genome shotgun sequence contains the following coding sequences:
- the Bdbt gene encoding 70 kDa peptidyl-prolyl isomerase, translating into MDWYIGTEWKDDKRGLSKKVLSLEFADMAKPMAASTVLFSVNNKCANLEDRPSKYLGGEESLTFPQQHTLEMGTATTPVDCYVEMLLQQFMPGETAACSITSKTGERIEFDLKLDLIVKNPQVHKLNAAEIYELALRFKESGVAMFKSYPKFAFDYFARAAKLLITYKPFDQLTKKSNGINGTTVEALFVQLQTNLAACMLQEERYEHVIYHTEFVERAESPTEKSVYRRALAYYHMKEFAKAQATIERVHDYEEKREFSKLRDKIAASWKDSKAHYKEVVQRMFS; encoded by the coding sequence ATGGATTGGTACATTGGCACAGAATGGAAGGACGACAAACGCGGCCTGAGCAAGAAAGTACTTAGCCTGGAGTTCGCAGATATGGCAAAGCCGATGGCTGCCAGCACAGTGCTATTTAGCGTTAACAACAAATGCGCCAATTTGGAGGACAGGCCCAGTAAGTATCTGGGTGGCGAGGAGTCCTTGACATTTCCCCAGCAACATACCTTGGAAATGGGGACTGCCACAACGCCCGTGGACTGCTATGTGGAGATGTTGCTGCAGCAATTCATGCCAGGGGAAACCGCCGCCTGCAGCATCACCAGCAAGACCGGCGAACGAATCGAGTTTGATTTGAAGCTGGATCTGATTGTTAAGAACCCCCAGGTGCACAAGCTAAACGCGGCAGAGATTTACGAGCTTGCACTGCGTTTCAAGGAGAGTGGCGTGGCCATGTTCAAGAGCTATccgaaatttgcatttgattaCTTTGCGCGGGCCGCAAAGCTGCTTATCACATACAAACCCTTCGACCAACTCACCAAGAAGTCCAACGGCATTAATGGCACCACCGTGGAGGCTTTGTTTGTTCAGCTACAGACCAACCTGGCCGCATGCATGTTGCAGGAGGAGCGCTACGAGCACGTTATCTATCACACAGAGTTTGTGGAGCGGGCAGAGAGCCCCACCGAGAAGAGTGTTTACCGTCGCGCCCTGGCCTACTATCATATGAAGGAGTTTGCCAAGGCCCAGGCCACCATAGAGCGCGTGCACGACTACGAGGAGAAGCGAGAGTTCAGCAAACTGCGGGACAAAATTGCCGCCAGCTGGAAGGATAG